From Micromonospora echinospora, one genomic window encodes:
- a CDS encoding esterase/lipase family protein, whose translation MSEQEQAVGRTSLAARVAGAPAVPVEVPAADEEWDEGIPHGFARVYYADGPPGIRRPVVMADGFNLGRSDLDWLYQGLDGTFPLITTLRRQGRTVILLGFDERTAPITTNAEAAIAVIRRTTETQVDAGPLSVGGFSMGGLITRYALARMEHENIPHRTALYFSYDTPHRGGHIPVGIQAFAHFIPGPENDFAVQMNSPAAKEMMWRHYDSEDGTIRRHPDRDEFLEQLRAVGEWPVGPRKIGVANGSGEGMPIPVEPGEVALTVNGLLFPGTTFRIQATGDDVTVAELVRTLPPARQVVTTSGFPEIDGAPGGTLDSYRIIAEALRENGGLVDLRKPTVCFVPTVSAVAIRDLDDQDDLYAKVNALDPSESELDEFLCSSTTTPHTAVTEELCTWILDRLPD comes from the coding sequence GTGTCCGAACAGGAGCAGGCGGTGGGCAGGACGTCCCTGGCGGCCCGGGTGGCCGGTGCGCCGGCCGTGCCGGTCGAGGTGCCGGCGGCGGACGAGGAGTGGGACGAGGGGATTCCGCACGGTTTCGCAAGGGTCTACTACGCAGACGGCCCGCCAGGGATCCGGCGGCCGGTGGTCATGGCCGACGGTTTCAACCTCGGCCGCAGCGACCTGGACTGGCTCTACCAGGGCCTGGACGGCACCTTCCCGCTGATCACCACGCTCCGGCGACAGGGCCGGACCGTGATCCTGCTCGGCTTCGACGAACGCACCGCCCCGATCACCACCAACGCGGAGGCGGCGATCGCGGTGATCCGGCGGACCACCGAAACCCAGGTCGATGCCGGTCCACTGTCCGTCGGCGGATTCAGCATGGGTGGCCTCATCACCCGCTACGCGCTCGCCCGGATGGAACACGAGAACATCCCGCACCGGACCGCCCTCTATTTCTCCTACGACACCCCGCACCGCGGCGGCCACATTCCCGTCGGCATCCAGGCGTTCGCCCATTTCATTCCCGGGCCCGAGAACGACTTCGCCGTCCAGATGAACAGCCCGGCCGCCAAGGAGATGATGTGGCGGCACTACGACAGCGAGGACGGCACGATCCGCCGGCATCCCGACCGGGATGAATTCCTCGAACAGTTGCGGGCCGTCGGCGAGTGGCCGGTGGGCCCACGGAAGATCGGTGTCGCCAACGGCTCCGGCGAGGGCATGCCGATCCCGGTGGAACCGGGTGAGGTCGCGTTGACCGTCAACGGACTTCTCTTCCCCGGCACGACCTTCCGCATCCAGGCGACCGGCGACGACGTCACGGTCGCCGAACTGGTGCGCACCCTTCCGCCCGCCCGCCAGGTCGTCACGACGAGCGGTTTCCCGGAGATCGACGGGGCGCCGGGCGGCACCCTGGACTCCTACCGGATCATCGCCGAGGCGCTGCGGGAGAACGGCGGCCTGGTCGACCTGCGTAAACCCACGGTGTGCTTCGTGCCCACCGTCAGCGCGGTCGCGATCCGGGACCTCGACGACCAGGACGACCTGTACGCCAAGGTCAACGCGCTCGACCCGAGCGAGAGCGAACTCGACGAGTTCCTCTGCTCCTCCACCACCACCCCGCACACCGCGGTCACCGAGGAACTCTGCACCTGGATCCTCGACCGCCTGCCCGACTGA
- a CDS encoding class I SAM-dependent methyltransferase yields MTDARLGGIVAWWSIVHTPPQVLPTIVAEFHRTLAPGGHLLLGFHAGDELVRRDRAYGHPVTVESYRHPPERVAGLLERVGFTVTARLVTQEPDAPQGACLLARRPAAG; encoded by the coding sequence GTGACCGACGCGCGGCTCGGCGGGATCGTCGCCTGGTGGTCGATCGTCCACACCCCGCCGCAGGTCCTGCCGACGATCGTCGCGGAGTTCCACCGCACCCTCGCTCCCGGCGGGCACCTGCTGCTCGGTTTCCATGCCGGCGACGAACTCGTCCGTCGGGACCGCGCCTACGGCCACCCGGTCACCGTCGAGTCCTACCGGCATCCGCCGGAGCGGGTCGCCGGGCTGCTGGAGCGGGTTGGGTTCACCGTCACCGCGCGGCTGGTCACCCAGGAACCGGACGCTCCGCAGGGGGCGTGCCTGCTGGCCCGTCGGCCCGCCGCCGGCTGA
- a CDS encoding NAD(P)-dependent oxidoreductase, with protein MTAPRILVTPRSMSNPDSPAVRRLRAAGFTVVTPTPGRQPTGADLAATVPGVVGWIAGVEPIGADVLAHADALKVISRNGAGRDAIDAGAADAAGVRVLTARGANAQGVAELALALALMGLRGLPEASAALRAGQWRRSTGREAAGRTLGVVGFGAIGRRLAQLAQGLGMRVVAHDPYVTDGGDVPLLPLAELLRSSEVVSLHVPPSPDGPLLTAAELALLRDDVVLLNTARSTLVDEVALLTQLESGRIALYSVDAFDREPPEPSALLAHPRVVPTPHLGAATVESVGRASDAAVDNLLTALATLGVRGT; from the coding sequence GTGACCGCGCCCCGGATCCTGGTCACTCCCCGGTCGATGTCGAACCCGGACTCGCCCGCCGTGCGGCGGCTGCGGGCGGCCGGCTTCACCGTCGTCACCCCCACCCCGGGCCGGCAGCCGACCGGCGCGGACCTCGCCGCCACCGTCCCGGGCGTCGTCGGCTGGATCGCCGGGGTCGAGCCGATCGGCGCGGACGTCCTGGCCCACGCCGACGCGCTGAAGGTGATCAGTCGCAACGGCGCCGGCCGCGACGCCATCGACGCCGGCGCGGCGGACGCGGCCGGTGTGCGGGTGCTCACCGCCCGGGGCGCCAACGCGCAGGGCGTCGCCGAACTCGCCCTCGCGCTCGCCCTCATGGGCCTGCGCGGACTGCCCGAGGCCAGCGCCGCGCTCCGCGCCGGACAGTGGCGGCGCAGCACCGGACGCGAGGCCGCCGGCCGGACCCTCGGCGTGGTCGGGTTCGGGGCGATCGGACGGCGACTCGCCCAACTGGCCCAGGGGCTCGGCATGCGGGTCGTGGCGCACGACCCGTACGTCACCGACGGCGGTGACGTGCCGCTGCTGCCGCTGGCGGAGCTGCTCCGCAGCAGCGAGGTCGTGTCGCTGCACGTCCCACCGTCCCCGGACGGACCGCTGCTCACCGCCGCCGAACTGGCCCTGCTCCGCGACGACGTGGTCCTGCTCAACACCGCCCGGTCGACCCTCGTCGACGAGGTTGCCCTGCTGACCCAGTTGGAGTCCGGCCGCATCGCGCTGTACTCGGTCGACGCCTTCGACCGGGAGCCGCCGGAGCCGTCGGCCCTGCTCGCCCACCCCCGGGTGGTGCCGACGCCGCACCTGGGCGCCGCGACGGTCGAGAGCGTCGGCCGGGCCTCGGACGCGGCTGTGGACAACCTGCTCACCGCCCTCGCCACCCTCGGCGTCCGGGGCACGTAG
- a CDS encoding ArsR/SmtB family transcription factor codes for MSIDAVDVIAAPAAAIVALDPVRSRMLAELRQPRSATELARVLGLPRQRVHYHARQLESQGLVTGAGERRWGGLTERLLVATAEAYLVSPEVLGAAAARPVSGERPDRLSAAYLVAVAGRVVQEVGALLRRSRDTGRQAETFALDAEITFSSPTARADFARDLAEAVTAVIARHHVEGGTTGRRHRLVVGAYPIPQHTPAAAGPSREQTHD; via the coding sequence ATGTCCATCGACGCGGTAGACGTGATCGCGGCTCCGGCCGCGGCGATCGTGGCACTCGATCCGGTCCGGTCCCGCATGCTCGCCGAGCTTCGCCAGCCCCGCTCGGCGACCGAGCTGGCCCGGGTGCTCGGCCTGCCCCGCCAACGGGTGCACTACCACGCCCGGCAGCTCGAATCGCAGGGCCTGGTGACCGGTGCGGGCGAGCGGCGCTGGGGCGGGCTCACCGAACGGCTGCTCGTCGCCACGGCCGAGGCGTACCTCGTCTCGCCCGAGGTGCTCGGTGCCGCCGCCGCGCGCCCGGTGTCGGGCGAACGCCCGGACCGGCTCTCCGCCGCGTATCTGGTCGCGGTCGCCGGCCGGGTCGTACAGGAGGTCGGCGCCCTGCTGCGCCGGTCCCGGGACACCGGGCGACAGGCCGAGACGTTCGCCCTCGACGCCGAGATCACGTTCAGCAGCCCTACGGCGCGAGCGGACTTCGCCCGGGACCTAGCCGAAGCCGTCACCGCCGTGATCGCCCGACACCACGTCGAGGGCGGGACGACGGGACGACGTCACCGCCTGGTCGTCGGCGCCTACCCGATTCCGCAGCACACGCCAGCAGCGGCTGGCCCGAGCAGGGAGCAGACCCATGACTGA
- a CDS encoding SRPBCC family protein, whose protein sequence is MTDIRASVDDEDGRYRAVVETDVPGTPEQVWELIATGPGLETWFVPGEVDPGPGGRIVTYHGSYGSSEGTITAWDPPRRLVFDEPEEIGPDRGTRTWNTEILVEARSGDTCVVRLTSGFLVGGDEWRDDVDQTLGGWTAALRTMRLYLTHFAGLPVTTLLVQQEVPGSVEVPDVVEVAGLRTGKVGDEVATAAPAPALSGVVEQVDDRSVTVRTHEPPGIAEVASMRYGGTTSIMFRWYLYGDRGPAVREQAGAAWSAWASAHANGTRA, encoded by the coding sequence ATGACTGACATCCGCGCGTCCGTCGACGACGAGGACGGGCGCTACCGCGCGGTCGTCGAGACGGACGTACCCGGCACTCCCGAGCAGGTGTGGGAGCTGATCGCCACCGGCCCCGGGCTGGAGACCTGGTTCGTCCCGGGCGAGGTCGACCCCGGACCCGGCGGCCGGATCGTCACGTACCACGGGTCCTACGGCTCCTCGGAGGGGACGATCACCGCCTGGGATCCGCCGCGTCGCCTCGTCTTCGACGAGCCCGAGGAGATAGGACCGGACCGGGGCACCCGGACGTGGAACACCGAGATCCTGGTGGAGGCGCGCTCCGGCGACACCTGCGTCGTCCGACTGACCAGCGGCTTCCTCGTCGGCGGCGACGAGTGGCGGGACGACGTCGACCAGACCCTCGGCGGCTGGACCGCGGCCCTGCGCACCATGCGGCTCTACCTGACCCACTTCGCCGGGCTACCGGTGACCACGCTGCTCGTGCAGCAGGAGGTGCCGGGGTCGGTCGAGGTCCCGGATGTGGTGGAGGTGGCCGGACTGCGCACCGGAAAGGTCGGCGACGAGGTCGCCACCGCCGCGCCGGCCCCGGCGCTGTCCGGTGTGGTCGAGCAGGTCGACGACAGGTCGGTCACCGTCCGCACGCACGAGCCGCCGGGAATCGCCGAGGTCGCCAGCATGCGGTACGGCGGAACGACGTCGATCATGTTCCGGTGGTACCTGTACGGGGACCGGGGCCCGGCCGTCCGGGAGCAGGCGGGAGCGGCGTGGTCGGCCTGGGCGTCAGCCCACGCGAACGGCACCCGGGCCTGA